TATCTTATTTTACTTCTTTACCAGATGCTTGTAAGTCAGCGTGGTATGAAGAGCGTACTAATGGACCACAAGCAGCATGTTCAAAACCAACAGACTTTGCCATTTCACCTAAAGCATCAAACTCTGCTGGTGGAACGTAACGTTCAACTGCAAGATGCTGTAAGCTAGGTTGCAAATATTGGCCTAGAGTTAGCATTGTCACACCGTGAGCGGCTAAATCTTTGATCACAACTTCAATATGTTCATTAGTTTCACCCAAGCCCATCATGACACCTGATTTAGTCGGGATTGTTGGATGTTGCTCTTTAAACTTTTGTAATAGTTGTAATGACCATTTGTAATCAGCACCGGGACGTACTTGTTTGTACAAGTGTGGTGCTGTCTCTAAGTTATGGTTAAATACATCAGGTACGTCTTTCTCAAAACAAGCTAATGCTTTATCCATACGGCCTTTAAAATCAGGCACTAGAATTTCAATTTTAATAGCTGGATTCAATAGACGAATTTCACGAATACAATCAGCAAAGTGTTGTGCACCACCATCTCGTAAATCATCACGGTCAACAGAAGTAATCACTACATACTTTAGCTTCATGTCTTTTATCGTTTCAGCTAGTTTTTTAGGTTCGTTTTCATCAACAGCAAGTGGTTTACCATGGCCAACATCACAGAAAGGACAACGACGAGTACAGATGTCACCTAAAATCATAAAGGTTGCTGTACCGTGGTTAAAGCATTCATTTAAGTTAGGGCAAGAAGCTTCTTCACACACCGAATGTAATTTATTCTTTCGTAACGCAGCTTTAATTTCGTTAACGCGAGTGTTATCCGCAGCCAGCTTTATCTTCATCCAAGATGGTTTCTTTAAGATAGTGCCTTTATCAGATGGAATTACTTTAATTGGAATATGAGACATTTTATCTGCATCACGCAGTTTGTTGCCGGCTGTTAATTGGCTTGGCTTAGTGTTCATTAATGAAGCTCTCTATCTGTGTGTATTGTAAATTTTGATTTAATTTTTCAATCAATAACGGCGATAATTCTGCGACAGAAGATGTTATTCCTAGATCGCGACACTGGGTCATTTCTAATCCAGCATAACCACATGGGTTAATTTGTAAAAAAGGTGAAAGGTCCATATCCACATTTAACGCTAAACCATGAAATGAACAGCCTTTACGGATTTTTAATCCTAATGATGCAATTTTTCTTCCATCAACATAAACACCTGGCGCATCAGGCTTGGCAGTTGCGTTGACATTGTGATCGGCTAAAACATCAATAATTGCTTGTTCGATAATGGTCACTAGGCTACGTACATTAAAATCTTTACGACGAATATTAATCAGTAAGTATGCAATTAATTGGCCGGGAGCGTGGTAGGTGATTTGTCCTCCACGATCACTTTTTACGACCGGTATGTTGCTATTAGTCAGTAAATGTTCAGCTTTTCCTGCTAACCCTTGAGTAAATACAGGTGAATGCTCAACTAGCCATATTTCATCGATAGTATTTTGATCACGTTGTTCAGTGAAATTACTCATCGCTTGCCACGTTTCTTGGTAAGGAGTAATCCCTAAATAGCGAATGATTAATTTATCTTGGATTGCTGTCATTATGTTGGCTTATAAAGATGCTGGTTTATAAAATAAAACGAACATGTTCAAGTTTATTTAATTCGGTATAAATCTCTTCTATATGTTCTTTGCTATTTACAATAACCGGAACAGCTAAAGAGTGGTAAGTACCTTTAGAACTGGGTTTTACAGTAGGTGAGTAATCACCTGGCGCTATTAGCTGAATAACGCTTATAACGTCAGGAACTAGTTGTGGATGAGCTACACCCATTACTTTAAATGACAAACTACATGGAAATTCTAATAATTCATCAAATTTAGTATTTAATGCCATGCTTGCCTCCTGAGCAAAATAGACTTTGAAACTAAAAAGTGAGGTTTATCCTCACTTCAGATTATTTGGTTAATGCTATACCATCAACACTATAGGTATATATGGGGACTTTTTTAACCAAACCAACCAATAAATAACAATTTAACATAATCAATAATACGACTGAAAATGCCACCTTCTTCTACTGTTTCTAGTGCAATTAAGTCGTAAGTAGCGATAGCTTCATCACCTAAAGTATAATTTACTTGGCCAACTTTATCGCCTTTTTGAATAGGGGCACGTAGTTCATTGTTAATAACGAAATCAGCTTTTAAATTTTGAGATTGATTACGCGGTAAAGTTAATGGTGTATCTACAGGAACACCTAAACGAATATTTGCTTGTGTACCCATCCAGATGCGTTCACTCGCTAATTGATCATTTGCTTTATATGGCGTAATTGTTTCGAAAAAACGGAAACCCCAGTTAAGTAATTTTTTACTTTCCACTTTACGTGAATCATCAGAACGAGTACCCATAACAACACTGATCAAACGCATACCATCTTTTGTTGCAGATGATACTAAACTGTAACCCGCGGCACTAGTGTGACCTGTTTTCATACCATCTACATTTAAACTTTTGTCCCATAATAAACCGTTACGGTTGTATTGTACGATACCATTGTATTTAAATGATTTTTCGCTATAAATTTTATACTCGTTTGGGACGTCAGTAATAATCGCTTTGGCTAATGTAGCCATATCTTTCGCAGTGGTATGGTGTCCATCTGCGTGTAAACCGTGACTATTTACAAAGTGCGTATCATTCATGCCTAACTGTAATGCCCAAGAATTCATTAAATCTGCGAAAGCAGGCTCACTACCAGCAATATGCTCAGCCATTGCAACACAAGCGTCATTACCTGACTGGATAATAATGCCACGGTTTAAATCTTCTACTGTTACTTCTTTACCAATCTCGATAAACATTTTTGAAGAATCAGGGAAATTCTTTGACCATGCATTATTAGAAATAGTGACTTTATCAGTCAGTTTGAGGTTTCCTGATTTCAGCTCTTGTCCAATGATATAGCTAGTCATCATTTTAGTTAATGAAGCAGGCTCTAATGTTTCTTCACTATTATTTTCAGACAGTACTTTTCCAGAGTCAAAGTCGATCAGTAAATATCCTTTTGCTGCAATTGATGGAGCTTTAGGGATGATCATCGGAGCGGCAAACACATTAATACTAAATAGGAAAGTGATAAGCAGTAGGCTTATTTTTTTCATGTTACATACCTTCAAGGTTGTTAAGTCGAAAAATTGTTACGCACTATAGCAGATGAAGCTTTATTTGCTAAGGGGCTAAGTAGATTAGTTGATTAATTTTAATGCCTTTTTATATTTTTAAATAATTGTTTGGGCATTTTTATTGGCATAACAAGTTTAGGCAAACAAATATTGATTAAGTTCTATCTTGGTTTTGGAGAAGATCATTTAATTGTTACATATCAGTGCGTTCCAATTATGATTACTGCACCAAACTGGTGCGATAAAATTAATGTGAATTATAAATTTAATTGTAAGTTATTGTTATTTAATGTTTATATTTTTTGGCACGTTAGTTGTTAATAGATACACATAAACTAACGTTAATTACACCTTGAAGGAATATATGATGAAAATGTTAACCGCAATTATTAAACCATTTAAATTAGATGAAGTACGCGAAGCTGTAATGAGTATCGGCATAGCGGGTGTGACGGTTTCTGAAGTTAAAGGTTTTGGTCGTCAAAAAGGGCACACAGAGTTATACCGTGGTGCTGAGTACCAAGTTGATTTTTTACCAAAAGTAAAATTAGAAATTGCGGTTAAAGATGACGATATCGAACGTTTAGTTGAAGCTATTATCAGCGCAGCTAATACAGGGAAAGTAGGTGATGGTAAAATTTTCATTCAGCCATTAGAGCAAGTTGTTCGTATTCGTACTGGCGAATTCGACGAAGAAGCACTTTAAACCAAATTTAATAAGTTAAGGATTACTATTATGGAAACAACAGTTACAGAACTACGATTTGCGTTGGATACCTTTTATTTTTTAATATCAGGTGTCCTTGTTATGTGGATGGCAGCAGGTTTTGCCATGTTAGAAGCAGGTTTAGTTCGCTCTAAAAATACCACTGAAATTCTAACTAAAAATATCGTGTTATATGCAATCGCTTGTACGATGTTTTTATTAGTGGGTTACAACATTATGTATGTTGATAACAGTGCAGGCGGTTGGTTACCTTCTTTAGGTTCTTTAATCGGTACACAAGCTGAAGGTGCAGATCATTCTTTAGAGTCTGATTTCTTTTTCCAAGTGGTATTCGTTGCAACGGCAATGTCTATCGTATCTGGTGCAGTAGCTGAACGTATGAAGCTATGGGCATTCTTAGTGTTTACAGTATTCCTAACGGGCTTTATTTACCCAATGGAAGGTTACTGGACTTGGGGTGGTGGTTTCTTAAGCGAAGCTGGCTTTAGTGATTTCGCTGGTTCAGGTATCGTACACATGGCCGGAGCAGCAGCAGCATTAGCAGCGGTATTATTACTAGGCGCACGTCGCGGTAAATACGGCAAAGACGGTAGTGTTCATCCAATTCCTGGTTCAAACATGCCTCTTGCTACATTAGGTACATTTATTCTATGGATGGGTTGGTTTGGTTTTAACGGTGGTTCTCAACTACTAATTTCTGACGCTGAAAACGCATCAGCTGTAGGCCTTATCTTCCTTAACACTAACGCGGCAGCAGCAACAGGTGCAATCGCAGCATTGTTAGTAAGTAAATTCAAATGGGGTAAAGCAGATTTAACAATGATTCTTAATGGTGCATTAGCAGGTTTAGTTGCTATCACAGCAGATCCTCTATCTCCATCGCCACTATTTGCAGCATTGATTGGCGCAGTTGCTGGTGTGATTGTTGTTTACAGCATCATTACTTTTGATAAATTGAAAATTGATGATCCAGTAGGTGCTTTATCTGTACACGGTGTATGTGGTCTATTTGGTCTGTTAGTTGTTCCGATGTCAAATGACGGTGCATCATTATCAGCTCAGTTATACGGTGCAGCAGTTATCTTCGGATTCGTATTCGCAGCATCTTGGATTGTTTGGTATGTAATTAAAGTAACAATGGGTATTCGTGTTACGGCTGAGCAAGAAGACGCAGGTATGGATTTACACGATTGTGGTGTTGAAGCTTACCCTGAATTTAAAGACTAATTACAAATTATAACTCATACCTTAACAGTATGAGTTAATTGTAAATCAAATAAAAATCCCTATCTTATTCATTAAGGTAGGGATTTTTTTATATTAAATTTTTATGAATCAATCTAAACTCGCTTTATTGAGTGCGTACTTTTATTTTAATTAAGGAATGATTATGTCTAAAAAGTTTCATTTATTAAGTCTTTCTGCGATCGTATTGTTGAGTGCGTGTTCTAGCAGCGAACCAATCCAAGAAACAGTTGTTGGTGACATCCCAAGTTGGATATTAAACCCTCAAGTCGAAGATGGTATTGCAGTCTCTGAGTGTGTTTTATGGTCTGGTAATATGTCTATTGATAAGCAACAAGCTATTGCCAATGCACGTGCATCATTAGCACAGCGTATCGAAACACGTGTTAATGGAATGGATAAAACGTATCGAGATAAAATAGAAGTGGCTTCAGCCGCTGAATCGGGTTCCACTTTTTCTAGTGTATCTAAGCAGATTACACAACAAACATTGATTGGTACAAGTTCACTTAAAACAGATATCGTTAAAATCGCAGACAAAAATAACTTATGTGTATTAGTTGGTGTTGGACAAGAGTCGACTAAAGCTATTTTTGAAAATTTAGTCAACGCTTCTGAACGCCCTATGAATTCAGGCCAAAAAGATTTGTTATATCAAGAATTCAAAGCACAACGTGCAGATCTTCAACTTGATAAAGAATTAGAAAAAGTTAACGCAAAATAAATATTCTTTATAACCACTGTATTTTTCAAAAGACATTAACAGTTGTTAATGTCTTTTTTTTTAATTATTTTTCATATAAAACATAAGTTACCACTTTAGAGGTGTTAATGTGTTTTTTGTAATATACTCATTCAAGTCTTAAAAAAGTCAACTGGCATAGTTATTGCTATTTATTACTATCAGTGTCAAAAATAGGTTAAATACAATGAATATAAATGCTGCATCAATGTTTCAAGAGTTACAAACACAAAGCCTAGAAGCAAAAGGCTTAAATAATGAGTTAAGTTCTAAAGCGACCAATCCTGCTCCTGCTGACTTTTCTGCCATGCTTAAACAAGCAATTGATAACGTTAATGGCTTACAGCAAAGTTCGTCAGCACTGCGTAATAGTTTTGAGATGGGAGATCAGAACGTTAGTTTATCAGACGTCATGATTGCTTCTAACAAATCAGGCTTAGCATTTGATGCGACAGTACAAGTTCGTAACAAAATGGTTGAAGCCTATAAAGAAGTAATGAGCATGCCAGTTTAATCCCCTATGACTTTAAACATAATCGCCAAAAGGAAGCTCTGTGCCTGATACAGAAAATAATGCAAATTTATTGTTAGATAATAATGATAGTGCCTCAACAGCACCACAAAAAGGATCGATATCGACATTTTTCTCTAATGTGGATGTGTTGCGACAAATCAGTATGATTATTGGCTTATTAATTGTGTTAGCTATCGTTGTCATTATCTGGTCTTGGGGTAAAGAAGCAGATTATCGCCCTTTAGGTACCTACCAAACAGATGAGCTTATTTCTACGTTAGATTTTTTAGATCAACAAAAAATCCCTTATAAGCTAGAAGGGAATAATGTTTCAGTTATGTCAGATCAATATCAAAAAGTTAAACTGCTAATGACACGAGCTGGTTTGGTAAACGATAATACTGAAAATGGCGATGATATTTTATTGCAAGACATGGGGTTTGGTGTAAGTCAACGTGTTGAAAAAGAAAGATTAAAACTAAGTCGTGAACGCCAATTAGCATTAGCAATTAAAGAAATGAAAAATGTCACTAATGCTCAAGTTTTATTAGCCATTCCAAAAGAAAGTGTATTTGCACGTAAAGAGCGTCAAGCCAGTGCGACTGTTGTTGTTACTACAGCGCGATCGTATGCATTATCAGGACAAGAAGTTGATTCTATCGTTGATTTAGTTGCTTCAGCGGTACAAGGGTTATCCCCAAATAGTGTAACAGTAACCGATCAACGTGGTCGTTTATTGCATTCAGGTAGTAGTACCGGAAGCTCTGCGCAAACAAGTAAAGAATTTAGTATGCAACGTGAGCGTGAAGAAGAGTATAAATCAAAAATAGACGCTATTTTAATCCCTGTTTTAGGCATTGCAAATTATGCCTCTGAAGTTGATTTAGCCATGGATTTCACCGTTGTTGAAGAAACGAAAAAGACCTTTAATCCTTCTAACCAAGCAATACGTAGTGAAATGCTAATTGAGGATACCTCATCATTATCATCGTCTTTTGGCTCTGTTCCAGGTGCTTTATCTAACCAACCACCGGCTAATGGAGCCATTCCTGAAGAGTTGGAAGCTGCGGAAGAAAATACGAATAATAACAATAATGGTAGCTCTCGTACTGAGTCAACACGAAACTATGAAGTTGATACTACTATTACGCATACAAAACATAAAGTTGGAAAGGTAGATCGCCTCGCTGTTTCTGTGGCGCTTGATTATATTAAATCAGTCAATGATGCTGGTGAAGTCGTTTATTCGCCAAGAAGTGTTGAAGAAGTAGAAAATATTAAACAGTTATTGTTAGGTGGATTAGGTATTAATGTAGAGCGTGGCGATATTTTGGCACTGGCTTCTGTTAGCTTTAATCGCCCTGAAATGGAAGCTGTGGCTGAAGAAGCTTTTTGGGAAACGGAAACATTTCAAGGTTACGTAAGATTTGGCGGTAGCTTGTTTGTCATTATTTTGACCTTGTTATTAATTGTTCGTCCAATTATGAAAAAACTACTATATCCAGATGCGATAGAAAAAGCTGAAGATTATGAATTAGGTGGCGCAATTGGCTCAGTAGGAAATGATAATTTACAGTTATTGTCTGATGAAAATAATGAAAGTCTTGATTTCGGGATTAGTAATGGGCAAATACAATTACCTGATTTGCATAAAGATGAAGATTTATTAAAAGCCGTTAGAGCCTTAGTTGCAAATGAGCCAGGGTTGTCAGCACAAGTTATTAGAGAATGGTTGGTAGAAGATGAGTGATAACGATAAAAATAAAGAGTCAACTAAAGTAGTTACTTTTGATGTTACTGAACTAAGCGGAGTAGAGAAGTCTGCGTTATTAATGTTGAGTTTAACGCCTGCAGATGCCGCCCAAATTTTTAGGAATTTAGAGCCTAAGCAAGTACAGAAATTAGGTATGAAAATGGCTTCATTGGAAGATTCATCACAAGCTAAGGTAAGCAGTGTCCATCGTGCTTTTATCGAGGACATTCAAAAATTCAGCAACATTGGTTTAGACAGTGAAAACTTTGTACGTACTTCATTGATTGAGGCTTTAGGTGAAGATAAAGCGGGTAACTTAGTCGATCAAATTATTTTGGGTAGTGGCTCTAAAGGTCTAGATTCGTTGAAATGGATGGACGCTCGTCAAGTTGCCAGCATCATTCTTAATGAGCATCCGCAGATTCAAACCATTGTTTTATCTTATTTAGATCCAGAACAATCTGCTGAAATTTTAACGCAATTCCCAGAAAAAGTACGTTTAGACCTAATGATGCGTATTGCTGATTTAGAAGAAGTACAACCTGCCGCGTTACAAGAACTAAATGAAATTATGGAGAAACAGTTTGCTGGCCAAGCGGGCGCACAAGCTGCGAAAATGGGTGGTGCTAAAGCTGCTGCCAATATCATGAACTATTTAGATACGGCTATCGAAGGACCTTTAATGGACTCTATACGTGAGTCTGATGAAGATATGAGTCAACAAATACAAGATCTTATGTTTGTATTTGATAATCTTATTGATGTTGATGATCGAGGCATTCAAACATTATTACGAGAAGTACCACCAGATCAATTGCAATTAGCATTGAAAGGGGCTGATGAGCTACTTAAAAATAAAGTATTGGCTAATATGTCTAAACGGGCAGCTGAAATGTTGGCTGATGATATTGAAGCAATGGGACCCATTAGAATTAGTGAAGTGGAAGGTGCACAAAAAGAGATCCTCACCATTGCTCGTCGGTTATCTGATGCTGGAGAGTTAATGTTAAGTGGTGGCGGTGGAGATGAATTTTTATAATCTAACACTTTAAATAAATATTGAATCACTATTTTTAAGCATCACTTTAATGGCATAAGGTATATGAATGGCTGCTGATACAGATAAAGAATTTCAAGAATGGGTTTTACCTGATTTTGAAAACAATGACTCTCAAGATCAAGGTGAAATTGATTTATTTGGTCGGCCTGCTAGTTGGTATCACAAACAACAACCAGAAAATATCGAATCAAATGAAGAAGCGCCAAAACCGTTAACATTAGAAGATATAGAGTCAATTCGAGCATCTGCCTATGAAGATGGCTTTAATGAAGGTAAAGAATCTGGTTTTGTGAAAGGGATAGAAGATGGAACCCTACAAGGTTTGAGTGAAGGCCATGAACAAGGACTTGCTCAAGGTGTAGAACAAGGTTTAATGGAAGGTAAAGTAAAAGTAGAGGCGCAAACGCTACATTGGCAGCAGCTTGTTTCTCGATTACATAATCCACTTGAAAAATTAGATGACAGTGTTGAGTTTCAATTAATTAAATTAGCGACAAATCTTGCTGAGCAAATAGCGAGATGTGAAGTGACTGTAAATCCTAAAATTATTCTACAAGCATTAAAACAAGGCGTAGAGGCATTACCTGTTAATGAACAGATCATTGTCATATCACTTAACCCAGACGATCTTATTTTTGTACAAAATGCTTTTTCTGAAGAAGAGTGTAAAAAGAGAGGTTGGGACTTACGTACCGAGCCTACTTTGTTACGTGGTGATTGTCAGATAAATACACAAGCTTCTAGTATCGATTACACCTTCTCAATGCGAATTGAACAAGTATTAAAAAACTTCCTTAAAGAAAATTATCAAAATACGCCTGAAGTTAGTAATGATGGTGATATCAATAATGATCAACCACTTGATTATGAAATGAAAACAGAAGATGAGTTACAAGCGTTATTGGAAGCTGAAAAAGCTGCAAGTGATGAAAATATAGCTAATAAAACAGAACCTTCTGAATCTGATTCGGCTAAGGCTGAAAATAGACTAAATAACCCTGAAGTAGACTCTTTAAAGTCAACACCTTCTGAGTTAAATCAATCAGAAGAAAAACCGGATATTGATACAGGGCTTATTGCCGATACTGATACAGTGAAACGTTAATATGAACAACTTATCGCAACGTATTGCTCAATATCAAGTTGGGGAATCCATTACACATCCTGTTGTCGCAGGTAAATTGGTGCGTGTAGTTGGTCTTACTTTAGAAGCGATTGGTTGTAGTGCGGCGGTGGGCAGCATGTGTAAGGTAGAAACTAACGATGGCTATATTGATGCTGAAGTCGTTGGCTTTTCAAATGATCGATTATTCCTAATGCCTAGTGAACGTCTAACGGGTGTATTACCTGGTGCTAAAGTCATACCTCAAACAACAGAGGTAGGTATTCCGGTGGGTATGGAATTATTAGGACGTGTTTTAGATGGTATGGGTAATCCTATTGATGGCAAAGGAGAAGTGAAAACTAACTCCATGAGTGGTTACAGTAATACACGTATTAACCCGCTTTCACGTAAAGCCATTAAACAACCACTTGATACAGGAATTAAAGCTATTAATGCCTTACTCACTGTAGGTCAAGGACAGCGTATGGGCTTATTTGCTGGTTCTGGTGTGGGTAAAAGTGTCTTGTTAGGTATGATGACTCGCGGTACTAATGCCGATGTGGTTGTGGTTGGTTTAATTGGTGAACGTGGGCGAGAAGTAAAAGAATTCATTGAAGAGATTTTAGGTGAAGAAGGCCGGGCTCGTGCCGTAGTGATTGCAGCCCCTGCTGATGCTTCACCATTGATGCGTTTAAAGGGATGTGAAACCTCACTCACGATCGCTGAATATTTCCGAGATCAAGGCATGAATGTGTTATTGCTAATGGACTCGTTAACTCGTTTTGCTCAAGCGCAACGTGAAATTGCATTAGCGATTGGTGAGCCGCCGGCAACCAAAGGATATCCACCTTCAGTGTTTGCCAAATTGCCCGCTTTAGTAGAACGCGCGGGTAATGGCAATGATAATCAAGGATCAATAAGTGCCTTTTTTACTGTGTTAACAGAAGGAGACGATCTTCAAGACCCTATTGCTGACGCATCGCGAGCTATTTTAGATGGGCATATCGTATTATCTCGACCGTTAGCTGACTCTGGTCATTTCCCCGCTATTGATGTTAGTAAATCAATTAGCCGAGTAATGCCAATGGTCACTTCTGATGAACACCAAACATTAGCTCGTGTACTGAAACAGGCATATTCTTTATATGAAGAAAATAAAGAGCTAATAACGATCGGTGCTTATTCACGTGGCAGTGATCCTCGTATTGACAAAGCAATTCTTATTAAGCCTAGGTTGGATCACTTCTTGCAACAAGGAATGAAAGACAGTATTAGTTACAACGATTGTTTGACACAGCTTGCTGTATTAACGCAGGAGTTTGTAAATAGTTAAAGGAATTAAACCATGGCCGTTAATGCATTACAGCTTGTTTATGAGCAAAGAGAAAAACAGGTTGAACAAGCTTTGCATACTTATCAGCAAGCTCAAAAAGAATTGTTCGATCAGCGTAATCAATTACAAAATTTACATCAATATCGCCGTCAATATATTGCCCAATTAAGTGAAAAAGGGTCCCAAGGGTTAACTATTTCTACATTAAGTAAATACCAACAATTTATTGTACAAATAGATCAAGGCTTATCCAATCAACAATCTGCTTTAGTTAAATTTGAGTATGCTGTACGCAATACAAAACGTAAATGGACAGATAGCCAAATAGCCCATAAAGCGATGGGGTTATTATTAGAAAAAAAGGCAAACGAAAAAATTAAATTAGCAGATAGAAAAGAACAACAATTATTAGATGAATTTTCCACTTTCCAGTTTTTTAGAAAAAAGCAAACAGAACAAAATTTTTAATTGATTTTTTGGACTATAAATTGCTTATTTAAAGTGATTCATTGAGTCTTATAAAAGCGGCAATAACTTACATCTCAAATGTAGTTATATATTAAGTCTTATCAGTTACTCAATAATAGGCTTATGAGCATTTTACTTACTTAATCTTGTTACGTAATCAATATGATTAAGTAAACATAAAAATGAGAGAGAATATTTTATGGTTCAGTCCTTGTTACTAAATAATTCAACAAGCTTGAAAAATAGCGAATTGAAAACACACAAAGATAACGACACTGTGAAGAAAAGTGAGGGTGAAATAAAGCCAAATGAGCTTACGGATAAACAACAGAACTTTTCTGAAGTATTAAAAGAAAGTATTGAAAAAGAAAGTAAGACTAAAATTTCAGCGCTAGAAGAAACATCAATTAAACAAACCAAAAGTCTTATAATGAGCACTGAAGAAAGCATTGCTAGTGAAAGTATTGAAAATGAATTAAATGATCTTTTACTTGTAAATAAACCTGTAGAGGAAGCGCAAAGTGATGACTCACAGGCATTATTAAGTGAAAATCAGGAAAAGTTATCGAAGGAAAGCTTACAACAGCCATTAATTGAACAAGTAGCATATTCGGACAATAATATTAGTTCAAATATAGAAGCTCAACAGCTCGCTCATGAGCAGGAAATAAATGAGATTGATAATACAACCACTAGTGAAGATTATTTGCTAGAAACAGCTGGTTTTGACGTTGAAAATAGCGATATTAATATCCAAAAAAACCAAGGTTCAAGCTTACAACAAGAGCAATTATTATCAAGTATTCAAGCTGCACAACAAGTTAATACGAATGTAAAAAATACCAGTGATAACGCAGAAGAGAATGACGCTATAAACGCTAAAGCTACAGTAACGGAACAATTTGTTAAGAATAATGAAACAAATAAAGTTAACTCGTTGGCTTTAGCAGACAAAGCAGAGCAAGTATTAACAGATAAAGCTAACCAAAGTAATTCAATTGAAAAGAATAATATTTTGGAAAACGATAATACGAACAATAATGCTGACGATATAAGTGACGACCTTAAGTTGTTAACTGCAAATGAAAACGATAATAACGTGACACAAATGTTGAAGCCTGAAAAAAGTGAAGGGTTACCTAACACCTTAAAAGTCGATACTTCTATTTCTCAAGCTGTAGTTGATGTTAATGGTGCAAAACCGATTCAAACGAACTTTATGCAAACAGATAAATTAGTTGCTGTTAATCAACAAGCACAAGCAAATAATAACTTATTAGATCAACCCTTAGATATCCAATCAAAACAGGCAGCATCAGCAATGGGTGAACGAGTCATGATGATGATTTCACAGGGTA
Above is a genomic segment from Psychromonas sp. L1A2 containing:
- a CDS encoding flagellar hook-length control protein FliK, producing MVQSLLLNNSTSLKNSELKTHKDNDTVKKSEGEIKPNELTDKQQNFSEVLKESIEKESKTKISALEETSIKQTKSLIMSTEESIASESIENELNDLLLVNKPVEEAQSDDSQALLSENQEKLSKESLQQPLIEQVAYSDNNISSNIEAQQLAHEQEINEIDNTTTSEDYLLETAGFDVENSDINIQKNQGSSLQQEQLLSSIQAAQQVNTNVKNTSDNAEENDAINAKATVTEQFVKNNETNKVNSLALADKAEQVLTDKANQSNSIEKNNILENDNTNNNADDISDDLKLLTANENDNNVTQMLKPEKSEGLPNTLKVDTSISQAVVDVNGAKPIQTNFMQTDKLVAVNQQAQANNNLLDQPLDIQSKQAASAMGERVMMMISQGKQEVQIRLDPAELGSMFVKVQIQQDQVQLNIQTQAAMSKDIIEQNMPRLREQLAQQGIQLGEANVEQQSQQSPQQNQQNSNGQINTMSGLGPNNLEAVEDNQTAMWMPSQIASKDQGIDYYA